The genomic window CAGGGTCAGGGCGTCGCGCAGAGGTTCGGTTGTCGGGCAGATCAGGCCGGCTTCATCAGGGGCCATATCATGGGTTTCATGTCCCGAGGCCCGGGCCATGTTCATCGTGCCCAATCGCAAAATGCCTGATAATGCGAAACCTGCGAAAAGCAGCAACAAAATCCCCCGCTGGCGCCAGCGGGGTGTGCGGGGCGGGCATGTCCTGCTCATCGAGATGCCCCTGCCGGGGTTGAGCGGTGATGACGAAACAGCGGCGGTGTGACCCCGGCTTCGGCTTGGGTCTGTGATCTGCGCCGTTCAAAAACCGGGATGTCGGGGGTGGCTCCGTCTTCACCAACAGGCGTTTGCCCTGCTGTTTCCTGCGGTTCCGGCGACAGGTCAGGCTGTGCCGCCACAGGCGGGGTGGATGTGGGCACATCATGGCAGGCGGCGATCATAACCTCCAGATCACCGGCAATTTCGCGGGCTTGCCGGGTCAGTTCCTCAAGCCGCGCGATGGCCGATGCGGACCCGGATTTCGCAGCCTCCAGCGACGCGTTCATGTCATCGACCTGGGCGGATAAAACGGCAATCGCGCCGCCCAGACCCTTGTCGATGCTGCTGAGCCGCGTCAGCCGCCGCGACAGGATCAGACAATAGGCTGCCGCGCCCAAGGCTGCGGCCACCATCAGCAGATCGGCCAGAAAGGTCAAAACCATATCCATCAATTCACCACAAATTGCGTTATCAGAAGGTCACGCACCCGCCCGGCCCCGGTCACCACCTGAATCCGGCGAAGCATCTGCGCGCGCATGCGGATCAGGCTGGTCGGTTCGCTCAACTCCTCCAGCGCGACAACACGAAGATAACTGTTGAGAACATCCAGAACCCGGGGCGACAGGGTTGTCACCTCGGCCGCGTAATCCGGGTCAACCTCAAGCTCGGCAGTGACGATCAGATGCTGGCCCGATGCCTCGGACCCCAGCGACACGATCAGCGTTTCCAGCGGCACGAAGGCCACCGGAACATATTCAGTCGGGCGCGACGGCGGCTCATGCCCCATATCATCCTCGGCATGGGTGAAACTTGCGGCCAAAGGCCCCGGGTGATGGCCCAGTAAGCGCCCGCGCCTGCCGCCAGGGCGAGAGCCAGCCCGATCAGCATCGGCATCAAAAGGCCGGGTTTTTTCGGCACCTCGTCAAGCTCCGGGTCGGCTGCAGCGGCCATTCTGGTCAATCTCCTGCTGGTTTGGTCTGTGTTTGTTCTATCCCCTCAGCACTAACCGAATGTTAATCGCAGGCGGTCTATCACCGGTATCGAAACGGGCCAGAACGGCGCAAGGATGAGGTGACAGGTGCAGCAGCTCAGTCTCTATTGGATGACGCTGGAAACACGCCATAAGGCGCTGTTGCTGGGCGGGCTGGCGGCGCTGGCCACAGTGCTGATTATCCTGTCGCGTCTGGCGATGGCGCCCAGTTACAGCCTGCTGTATTCCGGGCTGGAACCCACCGCCGCGGGCGAGGTTGTGGCCGCGTTGGAGGCGCGCGGAGTTGCCTATGCGATTCGCGGCTCTGGGATCTATGTTGATGAACGCCGTCGCGACGAATTGCGCATGAACCTTGCCGGAGAAGGCCTGCCCGCCAATGGGGCCATGGGTTATGAACTGCTTGATTCCCTGTCAGGTTTCGGCACCACATCGCAGATGTTCGATGCCGCCTATTGGCGCGCGAAAGAAGGGGAACTGGCCCGGACAATTCTGGCCAGCCCGCGCATTCGCGCCGCCCGCGTGCATCTGGCCAGCCCGATAAACGACCCGTTTCAGACCCCGGCAGAGATGACAGGCTCGGTCACCATCCGCCCGGCCGCAGGCGGGATCGGTGCAGACCATGCAAGAGCGTTGCGGTATCTGGTGGCCTCTTCCGTGCCGGGGCTTACACCGGACAAGGTGACCGTGATCGACGCCGATAGCGGGCAGCTTCTGGGCGCCGATGATCTGGATATGCCCGGCGCTGACAGCGCTGGCCGGGCAGAGGATTTACGCCAAAATATCGAACGTTTACTGGCGGCACGGGTCGGCCGCGACAATGCGGTGGTCGAGGTCAGCGTCGATCTGGACACGACCCATGAAACCATAGTCGAACGGCGGATTGACCCTGAAAGCCGGATCATCATCGCCACCGATACCGAGGAAAGCTCCAACAGGTCCAGCGACGGGGCATCCGGCGCGGTTACGGTTGCCTCGAACCTGCCCGATGGGGATGGCGCGACAGATGGTCAAAGCTCCAGCGCCCAGACCAGCGAAAGCCGGGAACGGGTGACCTTCGATGTCTCTGAAACCCATCGTGAGGTGGAAAGGGAACCGGGCAATATCCGCCGGATCAGCGTGGCGGTTCTGGTCAATGGTGTCAGGGAGATCAATGCCGACGGGCTGGAAGTGATGACCCCGCGCGGTGCCGGGGAACTCGCGGCACTGGAACAGTTGGTGCAATCGGCCATCGGTTTCGATGCCGAGCGGGGGGATCAGGTGACAATCCGCTCCATGGTGTTCGACGACCCGCCCGGGGATGCGTTGCGTGATCAGGATGGTCCGGGGCTGTTCGCGCGCCTTGATATCATGCGACTGATCCAGATCGGGTTGCTTTCCATGGTTTCCCTGGCCATCGCCTTCGGGGTGATCCGCCCGGTTCTGGCGCGCGCGCCGATTGCAGTGACGGATCAGACACAGGCCTTCGCTTTGGGCAGCACGGCCTCTCAGGCCGCGTTGCCACCCGCCGCGCCCGCCGGGGCCGCGGCAAGTGGTGACCTGCCCCAAGCCGATATCGCAGGGGGTGACGGGTCCGGCCATCCGGGCAATCCCGCGCCGGGCGATATCCAGCAGGGGGC from Rhodophyticola sp. CCM32 includes these protein-coding regions:
- a CDS encoding DUF6468 domain-containing protein, with product MDMVLTFLADLLMVAAALGAAAYCLILSRRLTRLSSIDKGLGGAIAVLSAQVDDMNASLEAAKSGSASAIARLEELTRQAREIAGDLEVMIAACHDVPTSTPPVAAQPDLSPEPQETAGQTPVGEDGATPDIPVFERRRSQTQAEAGVTPPLFRHHRSTPAGASR
- a CDS encoding flagellar basal body-associated FliL family protein → MAASFTHAEDDMGHEPPSRPTEYVPVAFVPLETLIVSLGSEASGQHLIVTAELEVDPDYAAEVTTLSPRVLDVLNSYLRVVALEELSEPTSLIRMRAQMLRRIQVVTGAGRVRDLLITQFVVN
- the fliF gene encoding flagellar basal-body MS-ring/collar protein FliF; its protein translation is MQQLSLYWMTLETRHKALLLGGLAALATVLIILSRLAMAPSYSLLYSGLEPTAAGEVVAALEARGVAYAIRGSGIYVDERRRDELRMNLAGEGLPANGAMGYELLDSLSGFGTTSQMFDAAYWRAKEGELARTILASPRIRAARVHLASPINDPFQTPAEMTGSVTIRPAAGGIGADHARALRYLVASSVPGLTPDKVTVIDADSGQLLGADDLDMPGADSAGRAEDLRQNIERLLAARVGRDNAVVEVSVDLDTTHETIVERRIDPESRIIIATDTEESSNRSSDGASGAVTVASNLPDGDGATDGQSSSAQTSESRERVTFDVSETHREVEREPGNIRRISVAVLVNGVREINADGLEVMTPRGAGELAALEQLVQSAIGFDAERGDQVTIRSMVFDDPPGDALRDQDGPGLFARLDIMRLIQIGLLSMVSLAIAFGVIRPVLARAPIAVTDQTQAFALGSTASQAALPPAAPAGAAASGDLPQADIAGGDGSGHPGNPAPGDIQQGADPAALPGLPSAPSAAAPDPVDRLRRLIEEREDETVEILRGWMEEDEEPA